A genomic stretch from Anaerolinea thermophila UNI-1 includes:
- a CDS encoding glutamate mutase L, with amino-acid sequence MASVIDAESFLAIDIGSTTTRALLFDVVDGTYHFLAAGSAPSTWAAPFHDVGEGVHLALTRLQEITSRPLMDEGSRLILPTRPDGSGVDRLALTLSAGADVRMVVIGLLEEVSLASARRLASTTYGKVVESLGLNDHRRQDAQLDALLQANADFFILAGGTEQGATRSVSKLVELVLLALKTMRQESRPKILYCGNQALTKKLKEVLSRYTEVFTAPNIRPTFDQEDLVPAADALAKMTVSLRGQQFGGLSGLGQLTATPVQPTAAATLRLMRFLSELYDPAKGVLGVEVGSHATYLAGAIGGRERLKVFRPLGNGLGMEGTLERISPADVARWVPMEVSTQEVEDYLWQKSLFPATIPATATTLAIEQGLVREILRYAAQAYLEDYPDCAMTFEPIFAGGAALAQTGSPVQSLLMLLDGLQPTGVSTLFLDPYGLMPALGAIAGANSLLPVQILESGAFQNLGAVICPVSDAKPGTPILKARVVFEDGNEVKVDVKQGSLVPLPIRHGQSARLYLEALRGTEIDPRRKTAGGFKIVGGLCGAVIDARGRPLNLPAEPNRRRELLLRWTQALETRRPV; translated from the coding sequence ATGGCTTCGGTAATTGATGCGGAATCCTTCCTCGCCATTGATATCGGCTCCACCACCACCCGCGCCCTGCTCTTTGACGTGGTGGATGGCACTTATCACTTTCTGGCGGCGGGCAGTGCTCCCAGCACCTGGGCGGCGCCCTTTCACGATGTGGGAGAAGGGGTGCACCTGGCGCTGACGCGCTTGCAGGAAATCACCTCGCGCCCGCTGATGGATGAGGGAAGCCGCCTCATCCTGCCCACCCGCCCTGACGGTTCGGGGGTGGATCGGCTCGCGCTGACCCTCTCGGCGGGCGCCGATGTGCGCATGGTGGTCATCGGCTTGCTGGAAGAGGTCTCGCTGGCAAGCGCGCGGCGATTGGCTTCGACCACCTACGGCAAGGTGGTGGAGAGTTTGGGGCTGAACGACCACCGCCGTCAGGATGCGCAGTTGGACGCCCTTCTGCAAGCCAACGCCGATTTCTTCATCCTGGCGGGCGGCACCGAGCAGGGGGCAACCCGCTCGGTGAGCAAACTGGTGGAACTGGTTTTGCTGGCGCTGAAAACCATGCGGCAGGAATCGCGCCCCAAGATTCTCTACTGCGGGAATCAGGCGCTGACTAAAAAACTGAAGGAAGTGCTCAGCCGTTATACCGAGGTGTTTACCGCGCCCAATATCCGCCCAACTTTCGATCAGGAAGATCTCGTCCCTGCGGCGGACGCGCTGGCAAAGATGACCGTCAGCCTGCGCGGACAGCAGTTCGGCGGGCTGAGCGGGCTGGGGCAGTTGACCGCCACACCGGTACAGCCCACTGCCGCCGCCACTCTGCGCCTGATGCGTTTTTTGAGCGAACTCTACGACCCCGCCAAGGGTGTGCTGGGCGTCGAGGTGGGCTCGCACGCCACCTATCTGGCGGGGGCAATTGGCGGCAGGGAGCGCCTGAAGGTCTTCCGTCCGCTGGGCAATGGCTTGGGCATGGAAGGCACGCTGGAGCGTATCTCCCCCGCCGATGTTGCCCGCTGGGTGCCGATGGAAGTGTCCACGCAGGAAGTGGAAGATTACCTGTGGCAGAAGAGCCTCTTCCCTGCCACCATCCCCGCCACGGCGACCACCTTAGCCATCGAACAGGGGCTGGTGCGCGAAATTCTGCGCTATGCGGCGCAGGCGTATCTGGAAGATTATCCCGACTGCGCCATGACCTTTGAGCCGATTTTTGCCGGGGGCGCGGCGCTGGCTCAGACGGGTTCGCCGGTGCAGTCTTTGCTCATGCTGTTAGACGGGCTTCAGCCTACCGGCGTGAGCACCCTATTCCTCGACCCCTACGGGCTGATGCCCGCTTTGGGGGCAATTGCAGGCGCTAATTCACTTCTGCCGGTGCAAATTCTGGAAAGCGGGGCTTTCCAGAACCTTGGCGCGGTCATCTGCCCGGTGAGCGATGCCAAACCCGGTACGCCCATCCTCAAGGCACGGGTAGTCTTTGAGGACGGCAACGAGGTCAAGGTGGATGTGAAACAGGGCTCGCTGGTGCCTCTGCCCATCCGGCATGGACAGAGCGCGCGTTTGTATCTGGAAGCCCTGCGCGGCACCGAGATTGATCCCCGCCGCAAGACCGCTGGCGGCTTCAAAATTGTCGGCGGGTTGTGCGGCGCGGTGATTGACGCGCGCGGCAGACCGCTGAACCTGCCCGCCGAACCCAACCGCCGCCGCGAACTGCTCTTGCGCTGGACACAGGCGCTGGAAACCCGGCGTCCGGTATGA
- a CDS encoding glycosyltransferase family 2 protein, whose amino-acid sequence MDALDARTLRAVFSFVLTLLQLPAMGVFLYFITLSAFAWVRRQEPNAAQFPLKHRFALVVPSHNEQLVIGKIVENLKALDYPADLYDIVVIADNCTDATAQAAREAGALVLERFDAIRKGKGYALEWVFPQLFQRTPAYDAVCIFDSDNLVSPNFLKEMNKHLCLGHKVVQGYLDSKNPLDTWISANNSIAFWIGNRMYQLPRSYLGLSNVLGGTGMMIASDVLKSIGWGATCLTEDLEFTVKVVLQGMKVHWAHDAVIYDEKPLGLRQSMRQRVRWMKGQADVISRFFIPLLKRFWTQRDWVALDLAVYILQPVFILVNFFCLIMGLILSAVFPQPVQSETNAVISQILFLLMLYMNGFFLFLEGRASPAVLGYFLTYPLYNLTWIPVVMVGFWKKNHKEWSHTLHTRVLDLREVPHVRKA is encoded by the coding sequence ATGGATGCACTGGATGCTCGGACTTTGAGAGCGGTATTTTCGTTTGTCTTAACCCTGCTTCAATTGCCCGCTATGGGCGTATTTCTGTATTTCATCACCCTCTCGGCGTTTGCCTGGGTACGCCGCCAGGAACCCAACGCCGCGCAGTTCCCGCTGAAGCACCGCTTTGCGCTGGTGGTGCCTTCGCACAACGAGCAACTGGTCATCGGCAAGATTGTCGAAAACCTGAAGGCGCTGGATTATCCCGCCGACCTGTACGATATCGTGGTCATTGCCGATAACTGCACCGATGCTACCGCGCAGGCGGCGCGCGAGGCGGGCGCGCTGGTGCTGGAACGCTTTGACGCCATCCGTAAAGGCAAGGGCTACGCGCTGGAGTGGGTTTTCCCGCAACTCTTTCAGCGCACGCCGGCTTACGATGCAGTCTGCATCTTTGACTCCGATAACCTGGTCTCGCCCAACTTTCTGAAAGAGATGAACAAGCACCTCTGCCTGGGGCATAAGGTGGTGCAGGGCTATCTGGACAGCAAAAACCCACTGGATACGTGGATCTCGGCGAACAACTCCATTGCCTTCTGGATTGGCAACCGCATGTACCAACTGCCGCGTTCTTATCTCGGCTTGAGCAACGTGCTGGGCGGCACGGGGATGATGATTGCCAGCGATGTGCTGAAATCCATCGGCTGGGGGGCTACCTGCCTGACCGAAGACCTGGAGTTTACCGTCAAGGTTGTCCTGCAGGGCATGAAGGTGCACTGGGCGCACGACGCCGTCATCTACGATGAAAAGCCGCTGGGCTTGCGCCAGTCCATGCGCCAGCGGGTGCGCTGGATGAAGGGACAGGCGGATGTGATCTCCCGCTTCTTCATTCCCCTGCTGAAGCGTTTCTGGACTCAGCGGGACTGGGTGGCGCTGGATCTGGCGGTGTACATCCTTCAGCCCGTGTTCATCCTGGTCAACTTCTTCTGCCTGATCATGGGGCTGATTCTGTCCGCCGTCTTCCCTCAGCCCGTGCAGTCTGAAACCAACGCGGTGATCTCTCAGATATTGTTCCTGTTGATGCTCTACATGAACGGCTTTTTCCTCTTTCTGGAAGGGCGCGCTTCTCCGGCGGTGCTGGGGTATTTCCTCACCTACCCGCTCTACAACCTCACCTGGATTCCGGTGGTCATGGTGGGCTTCTGGAAGAAGAACCACAAAGAGTGGTCGCATACTTTGCATACCCGCGTGCTGGATTTGAGGGAAGTTCCGCACGTGCGCAAGGCGTAA
- a CDS encoding DNA-methyltransferase, translating into MSTNHKLIIGSSVNMPEIPDESVHLVVTSPPYFNAPFDYKGLYSSYQNYLEMLKQVAREAYRVLANGRIFVLNIDDMLVDGEKFPIVADATRIFLDAGFRYRDRIIWKKPEGYLRISRRSGVLLQNPYPMYFYPDNLLESIIIFQKGRFDYKSVPQDVREASKINIKEFQENKWYMTLWEMVNVLPNSPLEKDIAAFPEELPYRCIQLFSYVGETVLDPFCGSGTTMKVARQLGRNSIGIEINEALIPIITTKVGFGNQHGLFNGEDTFECLIRQEEK; encoded by the coding sequence ATGAGCACAAATCATAAGTTAATCATTGGTAGTTCGGTAAACATGCCTGAAATCCCCGATGAATCCGTTCATCTGGTGGTCACTTCCCCGCCGTATTTCAATGCTCCGTTTGATTACAAAGGACTGTACAGCAGTTATCAGAATTACCTGGAAATGCTGAAACAAGTAGCCAGAGAGGCTTATCGGGTGCTGGCAAACGGGCGGATTTTTGTACTGAATATTGACGACATGCTGGTAGATGGCGAAAAATTTCCCATCGTCGCCGATGCCACGCGCATTTTTCTGGATGCCGGTTTTCGCTACCGTGATCGCATCATCTGGAAAAAGCCTGAAGGCTATCTGCGCATCAGCCGCAGAAGCGGTGTACTGCTCCAAAACCCCTATCCCATGTATTTTTACCCTGATAACCTGCTGGAGAGCATCATCATTTTCCAGAAAGGACGCTTTGATTACAAATCCGTCCCGCAAGATGTGCGGGAAGCCTCGAAAATTAACATCAAAGAATTTCAGGAAAACAAGTGGTACATGACCCTCTGGGAAATGGTGAATGTGCTTCCCAATTCCCCATTGGAAAAAGACATTGCGGCTTTTCCAGAGGAATTGCCCTATCGCTGTATCCAGTTGTTTTCCTATGTGGGCGAGACCGTGCTGGACCCGTTCTGCGGGAGCGGCACGACCATGAAAGTAGCCCGCCAGTTGGGACGCAACAGCATCGGCATTGAAATCAACGAGGCTTTAATTCCTATCATCACTACCAAAGTCGGTTTTGGAAACCAGCATGGTTTGTTTAACGGGGAGGATACTTTCGAGTGCCTGATTCGCCAGGAGGAAAAGTAG
- a CDS encoding arsenate reductase ArsC codes for MKKRVLVLCTGNSCRSQMAEALINHDLGERWQAFSAGTQPAGYVHPLALKALAEAGIVHEGESKSVEQFYGQDFDVVITVCDDAAENCPVWLGRGKRVHIGFPDPAKVEGTDEEKWRAFVQTRDAIRERVCGYLAGLE; via the coding sequence ATGAAAAAACGTGTTCTGGTGTTGTGTACGGGCAATTCCTGCCGTTCGCAGATGGCAGAGGCGCTGATTAACCACGACCTGGGCGAGCGCTGGCAAGCCTTCAGCGCGGGCACGCAGCCCGCCGGGTACGTGCATCCGCTGGCGCTCAAAGCCCTTGCCGAGGCGGGCATTGTCCACGAGGGCGAGTCCAAGTCGGTGGAGCAGTTCTACGGGCAGGACTTTGACGTGGTCATCACCGTGTGCGATGATGCCGCCGAGAACTGCCCCGTGTGGCTGGGCAGGGGCAAACGGGTGCATATCGGCTTCCCTGACCCCGCCAAAGTGGAAGGCACGGATGAGGAAAAATGGCGCGCCTTTGTGCAGACCCGCGATGCCATCCGCGAGCGGGTGTGCGGCTACCTTGCCGGGCTGGAATAA
- a CDS encoding class I SAM-dependent methyltransferase: MNASHSPKAALRGEPSYVWRAGQERRLKMMLAAAGERIHGRVLVDGCGVGMYLARFVPLAQQAVGLDIEHERTVEAHQSAPQVVCGAGEALPFPENHFDFLLSHEVLEHVQDDARAIREMVRVLKPGGRIALFCPNRGYPFETHGIYWRGRYRFGNIPLVNYLPRRWRDRLAPHVRVYTAGDLQRLFAGLPVRVVQRTIVFGAYDNIIARRPALGKVLRAVLQALEATPLRIFGLSHFWVVEKIG, encoded by the coding sequence ATGAACGCAAGCCATTCCCCCAAAGCCGCCCTGCGCGGCGAACCCTCATATGTCTGGCGCGCCGGGCAGGAACGCCGTCTGAAGATGATGCTGGCGGCGGCAGGTGAGCGCATTCACGGCAGGGTGCTGGTGGATGGGTGTGGCGTGGGCATGTACCTGGCGCGTTTTGTCCCGCTGGCACAGCAGGCCGTGGGACTGGACATTGAACACGAGCGTACGGTGGAAGCGCACCAGTCCGCACCGCAGGTGGTGTGCGGCGCAGGCGAAGCCCTGCCTTTCCCCGAAAACCATTTCGACTTTCTGCTCAGCCACGAGGTGCTGGAACACGTGCAGGACGATGCCCGAGCCATCCGCGAGATGGTGCGGGTGCTTAAGCCCGGCGGGCGCATTGCCCTCTTCTGCCCCAACCGCGGCTATCCCTTTGAGACGCACGGCATTTACTGGCGCGGACGTTACCGCTTCGGCAACATTCCGCTGGTCAACTACCTGCCGCGGCGCTGGCGCGACCGCCTTGCCCCGCATGTGCGCGTCTATACGGCAGGCGACCTTCAGCGCCTTTTTGCAGGCTTGCCGGTGCGGGTGGTTCAGCGCACCATTGTCTTTGGAGCGTACGACAACATCATCGCCCGCAGGCCGGCGCTGGGCAAAGTTCTGCGGGCGGTTCTGCAAGCCCTGGAAGCCACCCCCCTGCGAATCTTCGGGCTTTCCCACTTTTGGGTGGTGGAGAAAATCGGTTAA
- a CDS encoding MgtC/SapB family protein, whose protein sequence is MIPEGEIFVRVLVAALLGAVIGVEREISNQPAGMRTHIVLVVGAALAMTLSINLSMQFAGLAPGGDPARLAAQVLSGIGFLGAGAILRFGANIKGLTTAASLWTMAVVGLVTGAGYFAVAGGVTALLLVVLTLLNLLENRVINPTVTVEFTVVVEEEPGVIPKIRALLEEHSRALESFRLRHHVRHARFRVDAVVRLNRGKDAETLQQKLSELKGVKIVRYL, encoded by the coding sequence ATGATTCCTGAAGGCGAAATTTTCGTGCGCGTGCTGGTGGCGGCTCTGCTGGGCGCGGTGATTGGTGTGGAGCGCGAAATCAGCAATCAGCCGGCAGGGATGCGCACGCACATTGTGCTGGTGGTGGGTGCGGCGCTTGCCATGACCCTCTCCATCAACCTGTCCATGCAGTTTGCCGGCCTTGCCCCCGGCGGCGACCCGGCGCGGCTGGCGGCGCAGGTGCTTTCGGGCATCGGCTTCCTGGGGGCGGGCGCCATCCTGCGCTTTGGGGCAAACATCAAAGGCTTGACCACGGCGGCTTCGTTATGGACGATGGCCGTGGTGGGACTGGTCACCGGCGCGGGCTATTTTGCGGTAGCAGGCGGAGTAACCGCCCTGTTGCTGGTGGTGCTGACCCTGCTGAACCTGCTGGAGAACCGCGTCATCAATCCTACAGTAACGGTGGAGTTTACGGTGGTGGTTGAGGAAGAGCCGGGGGTCATTCCGAAGATTCGCGCTCTCCTGGAGGAACACAGCCGCGCGCTGGAGTCATTCCGCCTGCGCCATCACGTGCGCCATGCGCGCTTCCGCGTGGATGCGGTTGTGCGCCTGAACCGCGGGAAGGACGCCGAGACGCTTCAGCAGAAATTGAGTGAACTCAAAGGGGTGAAGATCGTCCGCTATCTTTAA
- a CDS encoding helicase HerA domain-containing protein, with protein MASGNPVIGYIVGGNLKQAVRARLLVPTRDVQEGAFVVIEDGDFKFYGSVTNIELGSTDERFADEQSEQRLPADLAKLLHGQTLFTTLEIMLSQMAHSPEDLSPPLFNGPVAVKTIPSHHAQVRLADAGDFAEIFGDPHAPGNLVVGYNREQGHPIPVRLGELVKRSSGVFGATGTGKSFLTRIVLAGIVHHNVAASLIFDMHNEYGPNGIDSDRNQIVPGLRGKFPGKVRLVGLGKTNIINGMTVDFTLEIGEEDIETGDIEMLTRELNLKETTPTVLAALERQFGKRWFSEFKNMKVGTKVEGEDGKPVPAPDSVEFWAREAGVHELAAVGLHSKLQRVFNLPYIVPKPAAAPLKALLDHLEKGHHIVLSFGEHDHDLDYLLVTNILTRRIREAWQKKTDEYRSDPQNKPQPRPLVIVVEEAHKLLSREMASQTIFSTIARELRKYYVTLLIVDQRPSQIDDEVMSQLGTRICGWLGDDDDISAVLSGLPGKEALRGFLSRLQPKEEAMMMGWGIAIPIPIRTRKYDEEFWKDLLGDPLQKKDEAELLKNLGIRD; from the coding sequence ATGGCTTCTGGAAATCCGGTCATCGGTTACATTGTGGGAGGAAACCTCAAACAAGCCGTGCGCGCCCGACTGCTCGTCCCCACCCGTGACGTTCAGGAAGGGGCGTTTGTGGTCATCGAAGACGGCGATTTTAAGTTTTATGGCTCGGTCACCAATATTGAATTGGGCTCTACCGATGAGCGCTTTGCCGACGAGCAGAGCGAACAGCGCCTGCCGGCGGACCTGGCAAAGTTACTGCACGGGCAAACCCTCTTCACCACGCTGGAAATCATGCTCTCACAGATGGCGCACAGCCCTGAGGATCTCTCCCCGCCGCTCTTCAACGGTCCGGTGGCAGTCAAGACCATCCCCTCGCACCATGCTCAGGTGCGTCTGGCAGACGCGGGCGACTTTGCCGAAATCTTCGGCGATCCGCACGCGCCGGGCAACCTGGTGGTGGGCTACAACCGCGAGCAGGGGCATCCCATTCCCGTCCGCCTGGGGGAACTGGTGAAGCGCTCTTCGGGGGTGTTCGGCGCTACCGGCACGGGCAAATCCTTCCTCACCCGCATTGTGCTGGCGGGCATCGTCCATCACAACGTAGCCGCCTCGCTGATTTTCGACATGCACAACGAGTACGGTCCCAACGGCATCGACTCCGACCGCAATCAGATAGTGCCGGGACTGCGCGGCAAGTTCCCCGGCAAGGTGCGCCTGGTGGGATTGGGCAAGACGAACATCATCAACGGAATGACGGTGGATTTCACCCTGGAAATTGGCGAGGAAGACATCGAAACCGGCGATATCGAGATGCTCACCCGCGAACTCAACCTCAAAGAGACCACCCCCACCGTGCTTGCCGCTCTGGAACGCCAGTTTGGCAAGCGCTGGTTCTCGGAATTTAAGAACATGAAAGTAGGCACAAAAGTAGAAGGGGAAGACGGCAAGCCCGTCCCCGCGCCCGACAGCGTGGAATTTTGGGCGCGCGAAGCCGGGGTGCATGAATTGGCAGCAGTTGGACTGCACAGCAAACTTCAGCGCGTCTTTAACCTGCCGTATATCGTCCCCAAGCCTGCCGCTGCCCCTCTCAAAGCCCTGCTGGATCATCTGGAAAAAGGGCATCACATTGTCCTGTCGTTTGGCGAACATGACCACGACCTGGATTATCTGCTGGTGACCAATATCCTCACCCGGCGCATCCGCGAGGCGTGGCAAAAGAAAACCGACGAATACCGCTCCGACCCCCAAAATAAGCCGCAACCCCGCCCGCTGGTGATTGTGGTGGAGGAAGCCCACAAACTGCTCAGCCGCGAGATGGCATCGCAGACCATCTTCAGCACCATTGCCCGCGAACTGCGCAAGTACTACGTCACCCTGCTGATTGTGGATCAGCGCCCCTCGCAGATTGACGACGAGGTCATGTCGCAGTTAGGTACGCGCATCTGCGGCTGGCTGGGCGATGATGACGACATTTCGGCGGTGCTTTCCGGTTTGCCCGGCAAGGAGGCTTTACGCGGCTTCCTCTCCCGCCTTCAGCCCAAAGAAGAAGCCATGATGATGGGCTGGGGCATTGCTATTCCCATCCCCATCCGCACCCGCAAATATGATGAGGAATTCTGGAAAGACCTGCTGGGCGACCCCCTTCAAAAGAAAGATGAGGCGGAACTGCTGAAGAATCTCGGCATCCGCGATTAA
- a CDS encoding BCD family MFS transporter has translation MSMMVKRLQLALIHTAVAVTLVPINSTLNRVMIKELGISAALVALLASLPYVFSPLQVLIGSYSDHHPILGLRRTPYIVLGLLFCAAGVVLAPLAAVEIPVQPVLGLLLTLLVFMAWGMGFNLASVSYLALASEISGEKGRSRTVAIMWVMMVVGIILTAATLGGMLERFDYAALNRAFLTVALGALGLGALGLIGLEKRVSAQPALPLDEERESWQVIFRKVFANPEARLFFGYLLLLLTALLGQDVLLEPYAAEAFGLSVSATTRITSIWGGVMLVAMLATGFLETRLAKKTLARAGGWVGLLGFALIALSSLLAQRGVFYGGVLLLGAGTGIATISNLSLMLDMTTARVGLYIGAWGIASALARLVGNLLSGVVRDAVTFTTQNALAGYLTVFILQALFLLVSLFLLSRVDVRRFRERESLPFAERAAIAGDLS, from the coding sequence ATGTCCATGATGGTGAAACGTCTCCAACTGGCTCTGATTCACACCGCCGTGGCGGTGACCCTCGTCCCCATCAACAGCACGCTCAACCGCGTGATGATTAAAGAACTGGGCATTTCGGCGGCGCTGGTCGCCCTGCTGGCGTCACTGCCTTACGTGTTTTCGCCCCTGCAGGTGCTGATTGGCTCGTACTCCGACCACCACCCCATCCTGGGACTGCGGCGCACCCCCTACATCGTCCTCGGCTTGCTCTTCTGCGCCGCGGGCGTGGTGCTGGCACCTCTGGCGGCGGTGGAAATTCCCGTTCAGCCCGTGCTGGGGCTGTTGCTCACCCTGCTGGTCTTCATGGCATGGGGCATGGGCTTCAACCTCGCCAGCGTGTCTTACCTGGCGCTGGCATCGGAGATTTCCGGCGAAAAGGGGCGTTCGCGCACCGTTGCCATCATGTGGGTGATGATGGTGGTGGGCATCATCCTCACCGCCGCCACGCTGGGCGGCATGCTGGAGCGCTTCGATTACGCCGCGCTGAACCGCGCCTTCCTCACCGTGGCGCTGGGCGCGCTGGGGCTGGGCGCGCTAGGGCTGATTGGACTGGAAAAGCGGGTTTCCGCTCAGCCTGCCCTGCCGCTGGATGAAGAACGCGAATCCTGGCAGGTCATCTTCCGCAAGGTGTTTGCCAACCCCGAAGCGCGCCTCTTCTTCGGCTACCTGCTTCTGCTGTTGACCGCCCTGCTGGGGCAGGACGTACTGCTAGAACCCTACGCCGCCGAAGCCTTCGGGCTTTCGGTCTCCGCCACCACGCGCATCACCTCGATTTGGGGCGGAGTCATGCTCGTTGCCATGCTGGCAACCGGCTTTCTGGAAACCCGCCTTGCCAAAAAGACGCTGGCGCGCGCCGGCGGCTGGGTAGGCTTGCTGGGCTTTGCCCTGATTGCCCTTTCCAGTTTGCTGGCTCAGCGCGGAGTGTTCTACGGCGGGGTGCTTCTGCTGGGGGCTGGCACGGGCATCGCCACCATCTCCAACCTCTCGCTGATGCTGGACATGACCACCGCGCGGGTGGGGCTGTACATCGGCGCATGGGGCATTGCCAGCGCGCTGGCGCGTCTGGTGGGCAACCTGCTCTCCGGTGTGGTGCGCGATGCCGTCACCTTCACCACTCAGAACGCCCTGGCGGGCTACCTGACCGTGTTTATCCTGCAGGCGCTCTTCCTGCTGGTTTCGCTATTCCTGCTCTCCCGCGTGGACGTGCGCCGCTTCCGCGAGCGGGAATCTCTGCCCTTTGCCGAGCGCGCCGCCATCGCAGGCGATTTGTCCTGA
- a CDS encoding NAD(+)/NADH kinase: MDSHSHPVPQRILILAYPATPGALEQVEPLMTYLKDAGVPQVAGGSFLDKDLLERLQAKDFDLLIALGGDGTMLRAGHLCAPLGIPVLGINMGRVGFLTEIRKEEWQQGMDLLLQGRYRLEERMMLKAELWRGETSLGSWLVLNEVVVCRGRFVRPIRVQACVDGYTLTTYVADGVIAATPTGSTAYALAAGGPIMPPELRNILLIPVAPHLSMDRAIILSQGACVELRVQTDAEHEAVVSVDGHSPLPLENGDQVSVQSSDLTVHFVRFEDPGYFYRNITAYMEQNPSTGARS; the protein is encoded by the coding sequence ATGGACAGCCATTCTCACCCCGTGCCGCAACGCATCCTGATTCTGGCATACCCCGCCACCCCCGGCGCGCTGGAACAGGTCGAGCCGCTCATGACATACCTGAAGGACGCCGGTGTCCCCCAGGTGGCGGGCGGTAGTTTTCTGGATAAAGACCTGCTGGAGCGCCTGCAGGCGAAAGACTTTGACCTGCTGATTGCCCTGGGCGGCGACGGCACCATGCTGCGCGCCGGGCATCTCTGCGCCCCGCTGGGAATCCCGGTGCTGGGAATCAACATGGGCAGGGTGGGCTTTCTCACCGAAATCCGCAAAGAGGAATGGCAACAGGGTATGGACCTGCTTCTTCAGGGCAGGTACCGCCTGGAAGAGCGCATGATGCTCAAAGCCGAACTCTGGCGCGGAGAGACCTCGCTGGGCAGTTGGCTGGTGCTGAACGAAGTGGTGGTGTGCCGCGGGCGCTTTGTGCGCCCTATCCGCGTGCAGGCCTGCGTGGACGGCTACACCCTGACCACCTACGTTGCCGACGGCGTCATTGCCGCCACCCCCACCGGCAGTACTGCCTACGCACTGGCGGCGGGCGGTCCCATCATGCCGCCGGAACTGCGCAACATCCTGCTCATTCCCGTTGCTCCGCACCTTTCCATGGACCGCGCCATCATTCTCTCGCAAGGCGCCTGTGTGGAACTGCGCGTTCAGACCGACGCTGAACACGAGGCGGTGGTCAGCGTGGATGGGCACTCCCCTCTGCCGCTGGAAAACGGCGACCAGGTGAGTGTGCAGTCTTCCGATTTGACCGTCCATTTCGTGCGCTTTGAAGACCCCGGTTACTTTTACCGCAACATCACCGCCTATATGGAGCAAAACCCCTCTACTGGAGCCCGTTCATGA